A single window of Streptomyces cathayae DNA harbors:
- a CDS encoding universal stress protein, with translation MSRTITVGFDGSAESRAAAEWAAREAKLRGLPLRLLEVREPLPDPVSQALSLGGENSSADGGDRARSEAAEGLRLRHPGIEVTAEQATGRPYEVLVKAAEEAELLVLGSRGMGAFAGFLVGSVGLAVVARAERPVVLVRAGEQATDEHEPDPAGIPSAASRYRPVLLGVDTDRPDEAVIRFAFAEAARRGTGLRVVHGWNLPPYYVHGLPADPETYQKVSAEQAATLTKILVPWRAEFGDVEVTEESFGGSPSIRLIEASRESSLVVVGRRVRRNPFGIRVGPIAHAVLHHSAAPVAVVAHD, from the coding sequence ATGTCCCGCACCATCACGGTCGGTTTCGACGGTTCGGCCGAGAGCCGGGCCGCGGCCGAATGGGCGGCCCGCGAGGCGAAGCTCCGTGGTCTGCCGCTGCGGCTGCTCGAGGTCCGCGAGCCCCTTCCGGATCCTGTGTCCCAGGCCCTGTCCCTCGGCGGGGAGAACTCCTCCGCCGACGGCGGGGACCGTGCGCGCAGTGAGGCCGCCGAGGGGCTGCGGCTGCGCCACCCCGGCATCGAGGTCACCGCGGAGCAGGCCACCGGCCGGCCCTACGAGGTGCTCGTCAAGGCGGCCGAGGAGGCCGAACTGCTCGTACTGGGCTCCCGGGGGATGGGAGCCTTCGCCGGGTTCCTGGTCGGCTCCGTCGGCCTCGCCGTCGTGGCCCGTGCCGAGCGGCCCGTCGTCCTGGTCCGCGCCGGGGAGCAGGCCACCGACGAACACGAGCCGGACCCCGCGGGCATCCCGTCCGCCGCGAGCCGCTACCGGCCCGTCCTCCTCGGCGTGGACACGGACCGGCCCGACGAGGCGGTGATCCGGTTCGCGTTCGCCGAGGCGGCCCGGCGGGGCACCGGCCTGCGCGTCGTGCACGGCTGGAACCTGCCGCCGTACTACGTCCACGGGCTGCCGGCCGACCCGGAGACGTACCAGAAGGTCAGCGCGGAGCAGGCCGCGACGCTGACGAAGATCCTCGTCCCCTGGCGGGCGGAGTTCGGGGACGTCGAGGTGACGGAGGAGTCCTTCGGCGGCAGCCCCTCCATCCGGCTGATCGAGGCGTCCCGGGAGTCCTCGCTCGTCGTGGTCGGACGCCGCGTCCGACGGAACCCGTTCGGCATCCGCGTCGGACCCATCGCCCACGCCGTGCTGCACCACTCCGCGGCACCCGTCGCCGTCGTCGCGCACGACTGA
- a CDS encoding gamma carbonic anhydrase family protein, translating into MTHRALITGIGGREPQVDQEAFVAPTATVIGDVTLRAGTSVWYGAVLRGDVEGISVGASSNVQDNCTLHADPGFPVTVGERVSIGHNAVVHGATVGDDCLIGMGATVLNGAVIGAGSLVAAQALVPQGMEVPPGSLVAGVPAKVRRELTEEERAGLTLNGTMYAELAKAHRDAHGTP; encoded by the coding sequence ATGACGCACAGGGCACTGATCACCGGGATCGGCGGCAGGGAGCCGCAGGTGGACCAGGAGGCCTTCGTGGCACCCACCGCCACGGTGATCGGGGACGTGACGCTGCGGGCGGGCACCAGTGTCTGGTACGGCGCGGTCCTGCGCGGTGACGTGGAGGGCATCTCCGTCGGCGCGAGCAGCAACGTCCAGGACAACTGCACGCTGCACGCCGATCCCGGCTTCCCCGTCACCGTCGGCGAGCGGGTCTCCATCGGGCACAACGCCGTGGTGCACGGGGCGACGGTCGGGGACGACTGCCTGATCGGCATGGGTGCCACGGTGCTCAACGGCGCGGTGATCGGCGCCGGCTCCCTGGTGGCCGCACAGGCGCTGGTGCCGCAGGGCATGGAGGTGCCGCCGGGCTCCCTCGTCGCGGGGGTCCCGGCGAAGGTGCGGCGGGAGCTCACCGAGGAGGAGCGTGCGGGACTGACGCTCAACGGGACGATGTACGCGGAACTGGCGAAGGCGCACCGCGACGCGCACGGTACGCCCTGA
- a CDS encoding acyltransferase: MPKSRNTFSSWLRRLAQRAVHAGWAWAQRTGSVTAEHPGRLRFGAMGTGTRLAFPLGTVFGEPWIHLGAHCIIGEQVTLTAGLMPGLELGPAPILRLGDGVVLGRGSHVIADTTVTIGSDCYFGPYVYVTSTNHSYDDPHEPIGRQWPRMDPVEIGPGCWIGTGAVILPGARIGRNVVVAAGAVVRGMVPDHAVVAGAPARVVRRWTPADGWQPPLRTPAPVPIPEGVTPEQLRALATLDAECVEDAEDAGDVKEAPVLKDLKEPVRLVELEPES, translated from the coding sequence GTGCCGAAGAGCAGGAACACGTTCTCGTCCTGGCTGCGCCGCCTCGCGCAGCGCGCCGTCCACGCGGGCTGGGCGTGGGCGCAGCGCACGGGCTCGGTGACCGCCGAGCACCCCGGCCGCCTCCGGTTCGGGGCGATGGGAACGGGCACCAGGCTGGCCTTCCCGCTCGGCACCGTCTTCGGTGAGCCCTGGATCCATCTCGGCGCCCACTGCATCATCGGCGAACAGGTCACCCTCACCGCCGGCCTGATGCCCGGTCTGGAGCTGGGCCCCGCCCCGATCCTGCGCCTCGGTGACGGCGTCGTCCTGGGCCGCGGCAGCCATGTCATCGCCGACACCACCGTCACCATCGGCAGCGACTGCTACTTCGGGCCGTACGTCTACGTCACCTCCACCAACCACTCCTACGACGATCCCCACGAGCCCATCGGCAGGCAGTGGCCGCGGATGGACCCGGTGGAGATCGGCCCCGGCTGCTGGATCGGCACCGGGGCGGTGATCCTGCCGGGCGCGCGGATCGGACGGAACGTGGTGGTGGCCGCGGGCGCGGTGGTCCGGGGCATGGTGCCCGACCACGCCGTGGTCGCGGGCGCCCCGGCCCGCGTCGTACGCCGCTGGACCCCGGCCGACGGCTGGCAGCCGCCGCTGCGCACTCCGGCACCGGTGCCGATCCCGGAGGGCGTCACCCCGGAGCAGTTGCGGGCGCTGGCGACGCTGGACGCCGAGTGCGTCGAGGACGCCGAGGATGCCGGGGACGTCAAGGAGGCCCCGGTTCTCAAGGACCTCAAGGAACCGGTCCGGCTGGTCGAGCTGGAGCCCGAGAGCTGA
- a CDS encoding helix-turn-helix domain-containing protein yields MSDLDLLTQSLARNVKRWRTERAFTLDALAARAGVSRGMLIQIEQARTNPSIGTVVKIGDALGVSITTLLDYEQGPRVRIVPADRAVRLWHTEAGSWNRLLAGTEAPGPVEMWDWRLMPGESSDSDPHPVGTVELLHVTAGELTLTVDGTEHRVPAGASASFEADTPHTYGNQGAEPMEMIMAVSVPPVR; encoded by the coding sequence GTGTCGGATCTCGACCTGCTGACCCAGTCGCTGGCGCGCAACGTCAAGCGCTGGCGCACCGAGCGGGCCTTCACCCTGGACGCGCTCGCGGCGCGGGCCGGAGTGAGTCGCGGCATGCTCATCCAGATCGAGCAGGCCCGCACCAACCCGAGCATCGGCACCGTCGTCAAGATCGGCGACGCGCTCGGTGTCAGCATCACCACCCTGCTCGACTACGAGCAGGGCCCCAGGGTCCGTATCGTCCCCGCCGACCGGGCCGTACGGCTCTGGCACACCGAGGCCGGCAGCTGGAACCGGCTGCTCGCGGGCACCGAGGCCCCCGGACCGGTGGAGATGTGGGACTGGCGTCTCATGCCGGGCGAGAGCAGCGACTCCGACCCGCACCCGGTCGGCACGGTCGAGCTGCTCCACGTCACGGCCGGGGAACTGACGCTCACCGTCGACGGCACGGAGCACCGCGTCCCGGCCGGCGCCAGCGCCTCCTTCGAGGCCGACACCCCGCACACCTACGGCAACCAGGGCGCCGAACCCATGGAGATGATCATGGCGGTCTCGGTCCCGCCCGTGCGCTGA
- a CDS encoding YbaK/EbsC family protein, with translation MRAPIGSFDHATPAPDCLDDLVAPVAAAVHAWNGSVPAGQILYVDTDPRRADTAVFVEHYGQDLLERSANCVVVAGKRGGGTTLAACVVLSTTRADVNGVVRRRLGARKASFAPMDTATGETGMEYGGITPIGLPADWPVLVDAAVVDLPYVLVGSGRRRGKLLVPGKAFAELPGAVVLEGLGVA, from the coding sequence ATGCGCGCACCCATCGGCTCCTTCGACCACGCCACCCCCGCCCCCGACTGCCTCGACGATCTCGTCGCGCCGGTCGCCGCGGCCGTCCACGCCTGGAACGGCAGCGTCCCCGCCGGGCAGATCCTCTACGTCGACACGGACCCGCGCCGGGCCGACACCGCCGTCTTCGTGGAGCACTACGGCCAGGACCTGCTGGAGCGGTCGGCGAACTGCGTGGTGGTGGCGGGCAAGCGCGGAGGCGGGACCACCCTCGCCGCATGCGTCGTCCTGTCCACCACCCGGGCCGACGTCAACGGGGTCGTGCGCCGCCGGCTCGGCGCCCGCAAGGCGTCGTTCGCCCCGATGGACACGGCCACGGGGGAGACCGGCATGGAGTACGGGGGCATCACCCCGATCGGGCTCCCGGCCGACTGGCCGGTGCTGGTGGACGCGGCCGTCGTCGACCTGCCGTACGTGCTGGTCGGCAGCGGGCGCCGCCGGGGCAAACTCCTCGTGCCGGGCAAGGCCTTCGCCGAACTGCCGGGCGCGGTCGTGCTGGAGGGCCTGGGGGTGGCCTGA
- a CDS encoding cation diffusion facilitator family transporter translates to MCARYEHKHPHPGTSPRHRLRHLLAPHSHETADKLDSALESSARGLRALWISLAVLGVTALAQAVVVAVSGSVALLGDTVHNTADALTAVPLALAFVLGRRAATRRFTYGYGRAEDLAGIAIVLTIAASAVFTGWTAVDRLLDPRPVDHVPAVAAAALAGCAGNEWVARYRIRVGRAIGSAALVADGLHARTDGFTSLAVLLGAGGSALGWQFADPVVGLVITAVIALVLRDAAREVFRRVMDAVDPALVDRAEQALTRVPGVRGVGELRLRWIGHRLRAEVAVVVDGGATVREAHRIAVDAEHALLHAVPRLTAALVHADPEPVPGERDPHLPLAHHATA, encoded by the coding sequence ATGTGCGCCCGGTACGAGCACAAGCACCCGCACCCCGGAACGTCCCCGCGCCACCGCCTCCGCCACCTGCTCGCCCCGCACTCCCACGAGACCGCGGACAAGCTCGACTCCGCCCTCGAGTCCTCGGCCCGCGGCCTGCGGGCGCTGTGGATCTCGCTGGCGGTGCTCGGTGTGACGGCGCTGGCCCAGGCGGTCGTGGTGGCCGTCTCGGGTTCGGTCGCGCTGCTCGGCGACACGGTGCACAACACCGCGGACGCGCTGACCGCCGTACCGCTCGCCCTCGCCTTCGTGCTGGGCCGGCGCGCCGCCACCCGCCGTTTCACCTACGGCTACGGCCGGGCCGAGGACCTGGCCGGCATCGCGATCGTGCTGACGATCGCCGCCTCCGCGGTGTTCACCGGCTGGACGGCGGTGGACCGGCTGCTCGACCCGCGTCCCGTGGACCACGTTCCGGCGGTCGCCGCGGCCGCACTCGCCGGGTGCGCGGGCAACGAGTGGGTGGCCCGTTACCGCATCCGGGTCGGCCGTGCCATCGGCTCGGCCGCGCTGGTCGCCGACGGGCTGCACGCCCGGACGGACGGGTTCACCTCACTCGCCGTGCTACTGGGGGCCGGCGGATCGGCTCTGGGGTGGCAGTTCGCGGACCCGGTCGTGGGACTGGTGATCACCGCGGTGATCGCCCTGGTGCTGCGGGACGCCGCGCGGGAGGTGTTCCGGCGGGTGATGGACGCCGTCGACCCGGCGCTGGTGGACCGGGCGGAGCAGGCACTGACCCGGGTCCCCGGGGTACGCGGCGTGGGCGAGCTGAGGCTGCGCTGGATCGGGCACCGGCTGCGCGCCGAGGTGGCGGTGGTGGTGGACGGCGGGGCGACGGTGCGGGAGGCCCACCGCATCGCGGTCGACGCCGAGCACGCCCTGCTGCACGCCGTGCCCCGGCTGACCGCGGCCCTGGTCCACGCCGACCCGGAACCCGTCCCCGGCGAGCGGGACCCGCACCTGCCCCTGGCCCACCACGCGACGGCGTGA
- a CDS encoding ArsR/SmtB family transcription factor — MSARMHLSPAHDAHPRIPGDRRFALAAELLALLGDRTRLTLLHALSGGEADVSTLTEACGAARPAVSQHLARLRLAGLVDTRKEGRRVIYSLRDGHPRRLVDEALNVAGHRIGGRPPHD; from the coding sequence ATGAGCGCACGCATGCACCTGTCACCTGCGCACGATGCGCACCCACGCATCCCCGGCGACCGGCGGTTCGCGCTCGCGGCGGAACTCCTCGCCCTGCTCGGTGACCGCACCCGGCTGACCCTGCTGCACGCCCTGAGCGGCGGCGAGGCCGACGTCAGCACGCTCACCGAGGCGTGCGGGGCGGCGCGACCCGCGGTCAGCCAGCACCTGGCACGGCTGCGCCTCGCGGGACTGGTGGACACGCGGAAGGAGGGCCGCAGGGTCATCTACTCACTGCGCGACGGACATCCGCGCCGACTGGTGGACGAGGCGCTGAACGTGGCCGGCCACCGGATCGGCGGCCGTCCCCCGCACGACTGA
- the htpX gene encoding zinc metalloprotease HtpX, which yields MPRTRSHSRYAPDRGLTTRMVTTMFLIGLLYVVFVGVLLALVKNAWPVILLFAGILFVAQFWFSDRIAAFSMGAREVTPEQAPGLHGSVDRICALADIPKPRVAIADSDLPNAFATGRNERTALVCVTTGLLRRLEPEELEGVLAHELSHVAHRDVAVMTIASFLGVLAGFMTRAALYTGLGRTSRDSTTALVAVLIPLVSAVVYVISFLLTRLLSRYRELSADRSAALLTGRPSALASALTKVTGEMARIPTKDLRRAEPFNAFWFAPAFSSRESLSRLLSSHPTLEQRLDQLGRISAQLGRA from the coding sequence ATGCCCAGGACCCGGTCGCATTCGCGGTACGCCCCGGACCGGGGCCTCACCACCCGCATGGTGACGACGATGTTCCTGATCGGGCTGCTCTACGTCGTCTTCGTCGGGGTTCTGCTGGCCCTCGTGAAGAACGCGTGGCCCGTCATCCTGCTGTTCGCGGGCATCCTGTTCGTCGCGCAGTTCTGGTTCAGCGACCGGATCGCGGCCTTCAGCATGGGGGCGCGCGAGGTGACCCCCGAGCAGGCTCCCGGGCTGCACGGTTCCGTGGACCGCATCTGCGCCCTCGCCGACATCCCCAAGCCGCGGGTGGCGATCGCCGACAGCGACCTGCCGAACGCCTTCGCCACCGGCCGCAACGAGAGAACGGCCCTGGTGTGCGTCACCACGGGTCTGCTCCGCCGCCTGGAACCGGAGGAACTGGAGGGCGTCCTCGCCCATGAGCTGTCGCACGTCGCCCACCGGGACGTCGCCGTGATGACCATCGCCTCGTTCCTGGGCGTCCTGGCCGGCTTCATGACCCGCGCCGCGCTCTACACCGGCCTCGGCCGCACCAGCCGCGACAGCACCACCGCCCTCGTGGCGGTCCTGATCCCCCTGGTCAGCGCCGTCGTGTACGTGATCAGCTTCCTGCTGACCCGGCTGCTGTCCCGCTACCGCGAACTGTCCGCCGACCGCTCCGCCGCGCTGCTCACCGGCCGTCCGTCCGCACTCGCGTCCGCGCTCACCAAGGTGACCGGAGAGATGGCGAGGATCCCGACGAAGGACCTTCGCCGGGCGGAGCCGTTCAACGCCTTCTGGTTCGCACCGGCCTTCTCCTCCCGGGAGAGCCTGAGCCGGCTGCTCTCCTCCCACCCCACCCTCGAACAGCGCCTCGACCAGCTCGGCCGGATCTCGGCCCAGCTCGGCCGGGCATGA
- the pspAB gene encoding PspA-associated protein PspAB has translation MGLLDTILGRSKPVRPDLDQLFSLPSAAITVQAGAGFTPTGSGSVCFASVEGGAFDRLRQEVRDLLDADTGRGGTPVEYTRDAYGYTWILVHHPADDTASLVNDLHAVNTLLQDAGFGPQLLCSLVGFRATTDPRVLALVYLYKRGTFYPFAPLPDGTERRDNALELQIRALLADDLRIEDDLARWFPVWGAPGLTGPRP, from the coding sequence GTGGGACTCCTCGACACCATCCTCGGCCGCAGCAAGCCGGTGCGCCCGGACCTCGACCAGCTCTTCAGCCTGCCCTCGGCCGCGATCACCGTGCAGGCGGGGGCGGGGTTCACCCCGACCGGGAGCGGATCGGTCTGCTTCGCGAGCGTGGAGGGCGGCGCGTTCGACCGGCTCCGGCAGGAGGTACGGGACCTGCTCGACGCCGACACCGGCCGGGGCGGCACACCCGTCGAGTACACCAGGGACGCGTACGGGTACACATGGATCCTCGTCCATCACCCCGCCGACGACACCGCCTCACTGGTCAACGACCTGCACGCCGTCAACACGCTCCTCCAGGACGCGGGCTTCGGCCCGCAACTCCTCTGCTCCCTGGTCGGGTTCCGGGCCACAACGGACCCTCGGGTCCTGGCGCTGGTCTATCTCTACAAGCGCGGTACCTTCTACCCCTTCGCGCCGCTCCCCGACGGCACGGAGCGGCGCGACAACGCGTTGGAACTCCAGATCAGGGCGCTCCTCGCGGACGACCTGCGCATCGAGGACGATCTGGCCCGCTGGTTCCCGGTGTGGGGCGCCCCGGGTCTCACCGGGCCCCGGCCCTGA
- a CDS encoding CoA-binding protein: protein MYGDEATVRKILTGLGDTWAVVGLSSNRQRAAYGVAQVLQRFGKRVVPVHPKAETVHGEQGYASLADIPFEVDVVDVFVNGELAGAVADEAVAKGAKAVWFQLDVVDETAYERTRAAGLDMVMDRCPAIEIPRLG, encoded by the coding sequence GTGTACGGCGACGAGGCAACGGTCCGCAAGATCCTCACCGGGCTGGGCGACACCTGGGCCGTGGTGGGCCTGTCGTCGAACCGGCAGCGCGCGGCGTACGGCGTCGCCCAGGTGCTGCAGCGCTTCGGCAAGCGGGTGGTGCCGGTGCATCCGAAGGCCGAGACGGTGCACGGCGAGCAGGGGTACGCCTCGCTCGCGGACATCCCCTTCGAGGTGGACGTCGTCGACGTGTTCGTGAACGGCGAACTGGCCGGAGCGGTGGCGGACGAGGCCGTCGCCAAGGGCGCCAAGGCGGTGTGGTTCCAGCTGGACGTCGTCGACGAGACGGCCTACGAGCGGACCCGCGCGGCGGGCCTGGACATGGTGATGGACCGCTGCCCGGCGATCGAGATACCGCGCCTGGGCTAG
- a CDS encoding SixA phosphatase family protein — protein sequence MTGRTGAGRERRLVVLRHAKSAWPDGVADRDRPLAARGRRDAPAAGRAIAGTVGLPGLVLCSTAVRTRETWELAAAQWDTSVPVRHEPRLYAADAPALLAVLHEVPADIGTLLLIGHNPGLADLVLTLAGDGVDDTLDRVRTKFPTSAIAVLSWRGAGWPDLVPGTALLTAMTVPRGAA from the coding sequence ATGACCGGGCGCACCGGCGCGGGACGGGAGCGGCGGCTGGTCGTCCTGCGGCACGCCAAGTCCGCCTGGCCCGACGGCGTCGCCGACCGGGACCGCCCGCTGGCCGCGCGCGGCCGCCGGGACGCGCCCGCCGCCGGACGCGCGATCGCCGGGACCGTCGGCCTGCCCGGTCTCGTGCTGTGCTCCACCGCCGTCCGCACCCGCGAGACCTGGGAGCTGGCGGCGGCGCAGTGGGACACCTCCGTGCCGGTCCGGCACGAACCAAGGCTGTACGCCGCCGACGCCCCCGCGCTCCTGGCCGTGCTGCACGAGGTGCCCGCCGATATCGGCACCCTGCTGCTGATCGGCCACAACCCGGGCCTGGCCGACCTCGTCCTGACCCTGGCCGGCGACGGCGTGGACGACACGCTCGACCGGGTCCGCACCAAGTTCCCGACCTCCGCGATCGCCGTGCTGTCCTGGCGTGGTGCCGGCTGGCCGGACCTCGTCCCCGGCACCGCCCTGCTGACCGCCATGACCGTGCCCCGGGGCGCCGCATAG
- a CDS encoding YigZ family protein, translated as MQDEYRTVARAGVHETEINRSRFLCALAPAATEQEAQEFIAGVRKEHAAATHNCWAYVIGADASVQKASDDGEPGGTAGVPMLQMLLRRDMRYVVAVVTRYYGGVKLGAGGLIRAYGGAVGEALDDVGTLTRRRFRLATVTVDHQRAGKIQNDLRSTGRTVRDVRYAEAVTIEIGLPDSDVVAFRSWLADATAGTARLELGGEAYGDA; from the coding sequence ATGCAGGACGAGTACCGCACCGTCGCCCGCGCGGGTGTGCACGAGACCGAGATCAACCGCTCCCGCTTCCTGTGCGCCCTCGCCCCGGCGGCCACCGAGCAGGAGGCGCAGGAGTTCATCGCCGGCGTCCGCAAGGAGCACGCCGCCGCCACCCACAACTGCTGGGCGTACGTCATCGGCGCGGACGCCTCCGTCCAGAAGGCCAGCGACGACGGGGAACCCGGCGGCACCGCGGGCGTCCCCATGCTCCAGATGCTGCTGCGCCGTGACATGCGGTACGTCGTCGCGGTCGTCACCCGCTACTACGGCGGCGTCAAGCTCGGCGCGGGCGGGCTGATCCGCGCCTACGGCGGCGCCGTCGGCGAGGCACTGGACGACGTCGGCACGCTCACCCGCCGCCGGTTCCGGCTGGCCACGGTGACGGTCGACCACCAGCGGGCCGGCAAGATCCAGAACGACCTGCGCTCCACGGGGCGCACGGTGCGGGACGTGCGCTACGCCGAGGCGGTCACGATCGAGATCGGCCTCCCCGACTCCGACGTCGTCGCCTTCCGGTCCTGGCTCGCGGACGCGACCGCCGGAACCGCCCGCCTCGAACTGGGCGGCGAGGCATACGGGGACGCGTGA
- a CDS encoding rhodanese-like domain-containing protein — protein MVPEIDQQSFAEAHAAGALVVDVRDSGEYRAGHVPGARSAPLPHLPLILSELSKDRRVHVICQSGGRSAQATSLLRDLGYDAHSVSGGTAAWIEAGRPAITGAEPGTRTVPTTSEETR, from the coding sequence ATGGTTCCCGAGATCGACCAGCAGAGCTTCGCCGAGGCGCACGCGGCAGGCGCCCTCGTCGTCGACGTCCGCGACAGCGGCGAGTACCGGGCCGGTCACGTCCCCGGCGCCCGGTCGGCACCGCTGCCCCATCTCCCCCTGATCCTCAGCGAGCTGTCCAAGGACCGCCGGGTCCACGTGATCTGCCAGAGCGGCGGCCGCAGCGCGCAGGCGACCTCCCTGCTCCGCGACCTGGGCTACGACGCCCACAGCGTCAGCGGCGGCACCGCCGCCTGGATCGAGGCCGGCCGCCCCGCGATCACCGGTGCCGAGCCCGGCACCCGCACCGTCCCGACCACTTCCGAGGAGACGCGATGA
- a CDS encoding MBL fold metallo-hydrolase, translating into MITVLPIETPGLGDRTYLAHDGSVALVVDPQRDYDRVTALAAAAGVRITHVFETHIHNDYVTGGLALAREVGAQYLVNADDEVSYERTPVRDGQVIEVGDSLRVRVIHTPGHTHTHLSYALEAAGEQVAVFTGGSLLYGTTGRPDLLGPDHTDTLVRAQWRSAHRLAAELPDETAVYPTHGFGSFCSATQAAGLSSTIGEEKRTNAALTADEEAYIEQLLAGLDAYPAYYAHMGPANSGEVGKPDLSAPSVADPAELRRRIKAGEWVVDLRERTAFAAGHLAGSLNFGLDGQFVTYLGWLIPWGTPLTLLGETAEDVAEAQRELVRIGIDRPAAMATGGPEDWTGGEAPVSYERATFGDLKDVLGGDGLVLLDVRRNQERAEAHIPGSVHIPIHEVPGRLEEIPAGRVWVHCAGGYRAGVVAALLHARGRDVVAVDDSFDNALDLGLCSLTPDIPAPRDNRQETNA; encoded by the coding sequence ATGATCACCGTTCTGCCCATCGAGACCCCTGGCCTGGGGGACCGCACCTACCTCGCCCACGACGGTTCCGTGGCCCTGGTGGTGGACCCCCAGCGCGACTACGACCGCGTCACCGCGCTGGCCGCCGCCGCCGGAGTGCGGATCACCCACGTGTTCGAGACGCACATCCACAACGACTACGTCACCGGCGGCCTGGCCCTGGCCCGCGAGGTGGGCGCGCAGTACCTGGTGAACGCCGACGACGAGGTCTCCTACGAGCGGACCCCGGTGCGCGACGGTCAGGTGATCGAGGTCGGCGACAGCCTGCGGGTGCGGGTGATCCACACCCCGGGGCACACCCACACCCACCTGTCCTACGCGCTGGAGGCCGCCGGAGAGCAGGTCGCGGTGTTCACCGGCGGCTCCCTGCTGTACGGCACCACGGGACGACCGGACCTGCTGGGCCCGGACCACACCGACACCCTGGTGCGGGCGCAGTGGCGCTCGGCGCACCGGCTGGCCGCGGAACTGCCGGACGAGACCGCCGTCTACCCGACCCACGGATTCGGCTCGTTCTGCTCCGCGACCCAGGCCGCCGGACTCTCCAGCACCATCGGCGAGGAGAAGCGGACCAACGCCGCGCTGACCGCCGACGAAGAGGCCTACATCGAGCAGCTCCTGGCGGGCCTGGACGCCTACCCGGCCTACTACGCCCACATGGGCCCGGCCAACTCCGGCGAGGTGGGCAAGCCGGACCTGTCCGCGCCGTCCGTGGCGGACCCGGCCGAGTTGCGGCGCCGGATCAAGGCCGGCGAGTGGGTGGTGGACCTGCGCGAGCGCACCGCCTTCGCCGCCGGGCACCTGGCGGGCAGCCTCAACTTCGGCCTGGACGGCCAGTTCGTCACCTACCTGGGCTGGCTGATCCCGTGGGGCACCCCCCTCACCCTGCTCGGCGAGACCGCCGAGGACGTGGCCGAGGCCCAGCGCGAGCTGGTCCGCATCGGCATCGACCGCCCGGCCGCCATGGCCACCGGCGGCCCCGAGGACTGGACCGGGGGCGAGGCGCCGGTCTCCTACGAGCGCGCCACCTTCGGTGACCTGAAGGACGTCCTCGGCGGCGACGGCCTCGTCCTGCTGGACGTGCGCCGCAACCAGGAGCGCGCCGAGGCGCACATCCCGGGCTCGGTGCACATCCCCATCCACGAGGTGCCGGGCCGCCTCGAGGAGATCCCCGCGGGCCGTGTCTGGGTGCACTGCGCCGGCGGCTACCGCGCCGGCGTCGTCGCCGCCCTGCTCCACGCCCGCGGCCGTGACGTCGTCGCCGTCGACGACAGCTTCGACAACGCCCTCGACCTGGGGCTGTGCTCCCTCACCCCCGACATCCCCGCCCCCCGCGACAACCGACAGGAGACCAACGCATGA